One Syntrophales bacterium genomic region harbors:
- a CDS encoding SMP-30/gluconolactonase/LRE family protein, translating to MTERKIETLVYGYDYLEAPRWRENRLWVSDFYTHQVIAVDMEGKVEKITTVEKQPSGLGWLPDGRLLVVSMLDRKVMRLEPDGSLVTHADLSDIAGGPVNDMVVDTKGRAYVGNFGFDLMGGAPLETAKLALVDASGNASVAAEGLFFPNGMVITPDGKTLLVNETFGNRVSAFDIRADGTLGPRRDWAVFGPLPESGDLAQFFPKIKVAPDGCDLDDEGTLWIADAVGNRVIRVAEGGKILDEISTGNMGVFACALGGSDRRTLFLCVAPDYHEDKRRGAGEAAIWFVRL from the coding sequence GAGACGCTCGTTTATGGTTATGATTATTTGGAAGCTCCGCGATGGCGGGAAAATAGATTGTGGGTTTCTGATTTTTACACCCATCAGGTGATCGCAGTGGATATGGAGGGTAAGGTTGAGAAGATCACCACAGTTGAGAAACAGCCCTCTGGACTCGGTTGGCTGCCTGATGGAAGGCTCTTGGTTGTATCAATGCTCGATAGGAAAGTAATGAGACTGGAGCCTGATGGTTCTCTTGTGACACATGCAGACCTTTCCGACATTGCCGGTGGACCTGTGAATGACATGGTTGTGGACACTAAGGGGAGAGCATATGTGGGTAATTTTGGCTTTGATCTCATGGGGGGTGCTCCTCTTGAGACTGCCAAGTTGGCTCTTGTAGATGCAAGTGGCAACGCGAGTGTAGCGGCTGAAGGTCTCTTTTTCCCCAATGGTATGGTGATCACACCTGATGGGAAAACGCTACTTGTGAACGAAACGTTTGGCAACAGAGTGTCAGCATTCGACATCAGGGCTGACGGAACTTTGGGACCCAGGCGTGACTGGGCTGTCTTTGGACCTCTTCCTGAAAGTGGTGATCTTGCCCAGTTTTTCCCCAAGATAAAGGTGGCACCTGATGGTTGTGATCTTGACGATGAAGGTACACTATGGATCGCTGATGCTGTGGGAAATCGTGTGATCCGTGTAGCCGAGGGGGGTAAAATACTTGATGAAATTTCCACGGGAAACATGGGCGTTTTTGCGTGTGCGCTCGGTGGTTCAGATCGTCGTACCCTTTTTCTGTGTGTTGCACCAGACTATCACGAGGATAAGCGTCGTGGAGCGGGTGAGGCAGCAATCTGGTTCGTTAGGTTATAA